One Pecten maximus chromosome 7, xPecMax1.1, whole genome shotgun sequence genomic window carries:
- the LOC117330762 gene encoding probable E3 ubiquitin-protein ligase makorin-1 isoform X2 produces MVSLKKSKGDVEVMPTVSPRPPDEWVKATEFIPGQPYQCSSVPFSYSNAVETNSENPKALIIQEGMDPYADLSKLVCPFFAQGHCPYDEECAYIHGDICEICGMPTLHPSDLDQREKHNSECLKQLENDMELSFAIAQSKDKVCGICMDNILEKEPPTEQRFGIMSNCNHTFCLSCIRKWRGARQFENKIVRACPECRVTSDFVTPSKYWVESDEEKKKLIQGYKKALSAKHCMYFKKGDGECPFNDKCFYLHANADGTIATPKPRQRRRRQNAEGDIDLFSQISLWDFFEERENRVLLLELEAELDNLLLNLRLGDMDSDSDFDEFW; encoded by the exons ATGGTATCTCTGAAAAAATCAAAAGGAGATGTTGAAGTAATGCCAACAGTATCTCCAAGACCTCCTGATGAATGGGTGAAAGCCACAGAGTTTATACCTGGGCAACCATATCAATGTTCTTCAG TCCCTTTCTCCTACTCAAACGCTGTAGAAACCAACAGTGAAAACCCAAAAGCACTCATCATACAGGAAGGGATGGATCCATATGCAGATCTGTCCAAATTAGTCTGTCCATTCTTCGCCCAGGGCCACTGTCCCTATGATGAAGAATGTGCCTACATCCatggagatatttgtgaaatttGTGGCATGCCAACCCTACATCCCTCCGACCTGGATCAGCGGGAAAAACACAATAGT gAATGTCTGAAACAGTTAGAAAATGACATGGAATTATCTTTCGCAATTGCCCAAAGTAAGGACAAGGTGTGCGGTATCTGTATGGACAACATCTTGGAAAAGGAACCACCGACTGAACAGCGATTTGGAATCATGTCCAACTGTAACCATACCTTCTGTCTCAGTTGCATAAGGAAGTGGAGGGGAGCTCGgcagtttgaaaataaaattgtcaG GGCCTGTCCAGAATGTCGTGTAACATCCGACTTTGTCACTCCAAGTAAATACTGGGTGGAAAGTGACGAGGAAAAGAAAAAACTAATACAAGGCTACAAGAAAGCTTTAAG tgctaaacactgtatgtatttcaAGAAAGGAGATGGAGAATGTCCATTCAACGATAAGTGCTTCTACCTTCATGCAAATGCCGATGGTACTATTGCAACGCCGAAACCAAGACAACGACGCCGAAGGCAAAACGCCGAAGGAGATATAGACTTATTTTCGCAAATAAGTTTATGGGATTTCTTTGAAGAAAGGGAAAACAGAGTACTTTTACTAGAACTGGAAGCAGAATTAGATAATTTACTGTTAAATCTTAGGTTAGGTGACATGGATAGTGATAgtgattttgatgaattttggtGA
- the LOC117330762 gene encoding probable E3 ubiquitin-protein ligase makorin-1 isoform X3 yields the protein MSARVINAIIHMTVKISHQAYADFTSKGHVHMETVAVPFSYSNAVETNSENPKALIIQEGMDPYADLSKLVCPFFAQGHCPYDEECAYIHGDICEICGMPTLHPSDLDQREKHNSECLKQLENDMELSFAIAQSKDKVCGICMDNILEKEPPTEQRFGIMSNCNHTFCLSCIRKWRGARQFENKIVRACPECRVTSDFVTPSKYWVESDEEKKKLIQGYKKALSAKHCMYFKKGDGECPFNDKCFYLHANADGTIATPKPRQRRRRQNAEGDIDLFSQISLWDFFEERENRVLLLELEAELDNLLLNLRLGDMDSDSDFDEFW from the exons ATGTCGGCAAGGGTGATAAATGCAATTATTCACATGACCGTCAAGATAAGCCATCAAGCATATGCAGATTTTACCTCAAAGGGTCATGTACATATGGAGACGGTTGCAG TCCCTTTCTCCTACTCAAACGCTGTAGAAACCAACAGTGAAAACCCAAAAGCACTCATCATACAGGAAGGGATGGATCCATATGCAGATCTGTCCAAATTAGTCTGTCCATTCTTCGCCCAGGGCCACTGTCCCTATGATGAAGAATGTGCCTACATCCatggagatatttgtgaaatttGTGGCATGCCAACCCTACATCCCTCCGACCTGGATCAGCGGGAAAAACACAATAGT gAATGTCTGAAACAGTTAGAAAATGACATGGAATTATCTTTCGCAATTGCCCAAAGTAAGGACAAGGTGTGCGGTATCTGTATGGACAACATCTTGGAAAAGGAACCACCGACTGAACAGCGATTTGGAATCATGTCCAACTGTAACCATACCTTCTGTCTCAGTTGCATAAGGAAGTGGAGGGGAGCTCGgcagtttgaaaataaaattgtcaG GGCCTGTCCAGAATGTCGTGTAACATCCGACTTTGTCACTCCAAGTAAATACTGGGTGGAAAGTGACGAGGAAAAGAAAAAACTAATACAAGGCTACAAGAAAGCTTTAAG tgctaaacactgtatgtatttcaAGAAAGGAGATGGAGAATGTCCATTCAACGATAAGTGCTTCTACCTTCATGCAAATGCCGATGGTACTATTGCAACGCCGAAACCAAGACAACGACGCCGAAGGCAAAACGCCGAAGGAGATATAGACTTATTTTCGCAAATAAGTTTATGGGATTTCTTTGAAGAAAGGGAAAACAGAGTACTTTTACTAGAACTGGAAGCAGAATTAGATAATTTACTGTTAAATCTTAGGTTAGGTGACATGGATAGTGATAgtgattttgatgaattttggtGA
- the LOC117330762 gene encoding probable E3 ubiquitin-protein ligase makorin-1 isoform X1, producing the protein MISVCYRYDHVKPKSNISNYTVHENIRKPSSNRPPPLNYADKKPFGNMVSLKKSKGDVEVMPTVSPRPPDEWVKATEFIPGQPYQCSSVPFSYSNAVETNSENPKALIIQEGMDPYADLSKLVCPFFAQGHCPYDEECAYIHGDICEICGMPTLHPSDLDQREKHNSECLKQLENDMELSFAIAQSKDKVCGICMDNILEKEPPTEQRFGIMSNCNHTFCLSCIRKWRGARQFENKIVRACPECRVTSDFVTPSKYWVESDEEKKKLIQGYKKALSAKHCMYFKKGDGECPFNDKCFYLHANADGTIATPKPRQRRRRQNAEGDIDLFSQISLWDFFEERENRVLLLELEAELDNLLLNLRLGDMDSDSDFDEFW; encoded by the exons ATGATTTCTGTCTGTTACAGATATGACCATGTAAAACCTAAGTCTAATATCTCAAATTATACTGTGCATGAAAATATACGGAAGCCTTCATCAAACAGACCGCCACCTCTAAATTATGCAGATAAAAAACCTTTTGGAAACATGGTATCTCTGAAAAAATCAAAAGGAGATGTTGAAGTAATGCCAACAGTATCTCCAAGACCTCCTGATGAATGGGTGAAAGCCACAGAGTTTATACCTGGGCAACCATATCAATGTTCTTCAG TCCCTTTCTCCTACTCAAACGCTGTAGAAACCAACAGTGAAAACCCAAAAGCACTCATCATACAGGAAGGGATGGATCCATATGCAGATCTGTCCAAATTAGTCTGTCCATTCTTCGCCCAGGGCCACTGTCCCTATGATGAAGAATGTGCCTACATCCatggagatatttgtgaaatttGTGGCATGCCAACCCTACATCCCTCCGACCTGGATCAGCGGGAAAAACACAATAGT gAATGTCTGAAACAGTTAGAAAATGACATGGAATTATCTTTCGCAATTGCCCAAAGTAAGGACAAGGTGTGCGGTATCTGTATGGACAACATCTTGGAAAAGGAACCACCGACTGAACAGCGATTTGGAATCATGTCCAACTGTAACCATACCTTCTGTCTCAGTTGCATAAGGAAGTGGAGGGGAGCTCGgcagtttgaaaataaaattgtcaG GGCCTGTCCAGAATGTCGTGTAACATCCGACTTTGTCACTCCAAGTAAATACTGGGTGGAAAGTGACGAGGAAAAGAAAAAACTAATACAAGGCTACAAGAAAGCTTTAAG tgctaaacactgtatgtatttcaAGAAAGGAGATGGAGAATGTCCATTCAACGATAAGTGCTTCTACCTTCATGCAAATGCCGATGGTACTATTGCAACGCCGAAACCAAGACAACGACGCCGAAGGCAAAACGCCGAAGGAGATATAGACTTATTTTCGCAAATAAGTTTATGGGATTTCTTTGAAGAAAGGGAAAACAGAGTACTTTTACTAGAACTGGAAGCAGAATTAGATAATTTACTGTTAAATCTTAGGTTAGGTGACATGGATAGTGATAgtgattttgatgaattttggtGA